The following are encoded in a window of Haloarcula halophila genomic DNA:
- a CDS encoding ATP-binding protein produces MSNPELDVVEFLLTTAVYTDRRDLEPDDLPAAYRTVFWSDGTIERPLSATESTASEATGVDQPWNAVSGLMFTDRDDFSGTMSFTNREMAEEWFLDRVDADHLSKNPVLAAEFDHEVDDLDYERAREHNRPARADRAFIDAMLEEAFDTEDEDDEEMLDLVDVRAPEEVEMTMNDLVLTPDQEGEIQKIVKAIEHRDYLAQIGLREIGKLLFVGPPGTGKTSVARALAHDLDLPFVEVKLSMITSQYLGETAKNVEKVFEVAKRLSPCILFMDEFDFVAKTRSSDEHAAIKRAVNTLLKSIDEISLIQDEVLLIGATNHPDQLDAAAWRRFDEIVNFPKPDHDMRADILRIITREMDILDFDPSTLADLTEGLTGSDLRLVLREAVLEALTEERTTLTQQDLEDAVTDFEERDNLKNMDMIEGDHDALVAGGDFSEADGGHDHDH; encoded by the coding sequence ATGAGCAACCCGGAACTGGACGTCGTCGAGTTCCTGTTGACGACGGCCGTCTACACCGACCGACGGGACCTCGAACCGGACGACCTCCCGGCGGCCTACCGGACGGTGTTCTGGAGCGACGGGACGATCGAACGACCGCTGTCTGCGACGGAATCGACGGCCAGCGAGGCGACGGGTGTCGACCAGCCCTGGAACGCCGTCTCGGGGCTGATGTTCACCGACCGGGACGACTTCTCGGGGACGATGTCGTTTACGAACCGCGAGATGGCGGAGGAGTGGTTCCTCGACCGCGTCGACGCCGACCACCTCTCGAAGAACCCCGTCCTCGCGGCGGAGTTCGACCACGAGGTCGACGACCTCGACTACGAGCGGGCACGTGAGCACAACCGTCCGGCACGGGCCGACCGGGCGTTCATCGACGCCATGCTGGAGGAGGCGTTCGACACCGAGGACGAGGACGACGAGGAGATGCTGGATCTCGTCGATGTCCGCGCGCCCGAGGAAGTCGAGATGACGATGAACGACCTCGTCCTCACTCCCGACCAGGAGGGTGAGATCCAGAAGATCGTCAAGGCGATCGAACACCGTGACTATCTCGCACAGATCGGGCTGCGTGAGATCGGGAAACTCCTCTTTGTCGGCCCGCCCGGAACCGGCAAGACCAGCGTCGCCCGCGCGTTGGCCCACGACCTGGACCTCCCGTTCGTCGAGGTGAAGCTGTCGATGATCACCTCGCAGTATCTCGGCGAGACTGCCAAGAACGTCGAGAAAGTCTTCGAGGTAGCGAAACGGCTCTCGCCGTGTATCCTCTTCATGGACGAGTTCGACTTCGTCGCGAAGACCCGCTCGTCGGACGAACACGCCGCGATCAAGCGGGCGGTCAACACGCTGCTCAAGAGCATCGACGAGATCTCGCTCATCCAGGACGAGGTGTTGCTCATCGGTGCGACCAACCATCCCGACCAACTCGACGCCGCCGCCTGGCGGCGGTTCGACGAAATCGTCAACTTCCCCAAACCCGACCACGACATGCGGGCCGACATCCTGCGGATCATCACCCGCGAGATGGACATCCTCGATTTCGACCCGTCGACACTGGCGGATCTCACGGAGGGACTGACCGGCAGCGACCTCCGTCTGGTCCTCCGGGAGGCCGTCTTGGAGGCGCTGACCGAGGAACGGACGACGCTGACCCAGCAGGATCTCGAAGACGCCGTCACCGACTTCGAGGAGCGTGACAACCTGAAGAACATGGACATGATCGAGGGCGACCACGACGCGCTGGTCGCCGGTGGGGACTTCTCCGAGGCGGACGGCGGCCACGATCACGACCACTGA
- a CDS encoding MBL fold metallo-hydrolase, with protein MEVTLLGTGDTTGTPTVDCDCDTCERARAPDAELRERVRERGIDPTDGVERSRFSVFVRSESGESLLIDCSPDFRQQFLDADVGLPDAALVTHIHFDHLDGLGNAYRLFDDLPVYAADETDPVTGESVAGGIRSRYDYLDTVTVRPQTPYEPFSVAGLEVTLVPVEHPPLVCYGLRIEEPATGAVLSISGDTCYDVPERSRELLSGADLALVEGIVHPEACEFHPKGGADFDDEGVPRTFGTKHMTLPGARQFAADIGAQEYRIVHTAHYVPADRAFADDIALDGERFSL; from the coding sequence ATGGAGGTCACACTGCTGGGGACCGGCGACACGACCGGGACGCCGACCGTCGACTGCGACTGTGACACCTGTGAGCGAGCGCGTGCGCCCGACGCGGAGCTACGCGAGCGTGTCCGCGAGCGCGGTATCGATCCCACCGACGGCGTCGAACGCTCCCGGTTCTCGGTGTTCGTCCGGAGCGAGTCGGGGGAGTCGCTGCTGATCGACTGTAGCCCCGACTTCCGCCAGCAGTTCCTCGACGCGGACGTGGGCCTGCCCGACGCTGCCCTCGTCACGCATATCCACTTCGATCACCTCGACGGGCTGGGCAACGCGTATCGGCTGTTCGACGACCTGCCGGTGTACGCCGCCGACGAGACCGATCCCGTCACCGGGGAAAGCGTCGCCGGGGGGATCCGGAGCCGATACGATTACCTCGACACCGTTACCGTCCGGCCACAGACGCCCTACGAGCCGTTCTCGGTGGCTGGGCTGGAGGTGACTCTCGTCCCCGTCGAACACCCGCCGCTCGTCTGTTACGGCCTGCGTATCGAGGAGCCGGCGACCGGAGCCGTCCTCTCGATCTCCGGGGACACGTGTTACGATGTCCCCGAACGGTCCCGGGAACTGCTCTCGGGGGCGGATCTGGCGCTGGTCGAGGGGATCGTCCACCCCGAAGCCTGCGAGTTCCACCCGAAAGGCGGGGCTGACTTCGACGACGAGGGCGTGCCACGGACGTTCGGAACCAAACACATGACACTGCCCGGTGCCCGACAGTTCGCCGCCGACATCGGCGCCCAGGAGTACCGCATCGTCCACACTGCCCACTACGTTCCGGCCGACCGGGCGTTCGCCGACGACATCGCGCTCGACGGCGAGCGGTTCTCGCTGTAG
- a CDS encoding DUF5787 family protein: protein MREFDFELALCAHLEREGRLVSRQLGGHVHGRRVLDTVVIDPGPEFPERAAITAERLPTAAVESDVGPGEARYWKSAFDCHPDRAERAVELAVERGFFERERRGGRTYVRQTTRYPDWIGGITAIENKPDLGRPGDLQRQLRTDVSLALADEVVLATASYVTRAHLNRLPDAVGVWRFDPETDDREVVREPTTLRPDEPGVEPLDSHAGRTDIRIVDAGAKARARRRIAERAYAKGWRSFDYPGCTRCRPDADGRPYCAWLDRAVRASDDCGASCDGYEPADPPAVDGDTLRAERTPWDPTPAGRARRQSGLDRFG from the coding sequence GTGCGGGAGTTCGACTTCGAACTGGCGCTGTGTGCCCACCTCGAACGCGAGGGACGCCTCGTCAGCCGACAACTGGGTGGCCACGTCCACGGTCGTCGAGTGCTCGATACGGTCGTGATCGATCCCGGCCCGGAGTTCCCGGAGCGGGCCGCGATCACGGCCGAGCGGCTCCCGACGGCCGCCGTCGAGTCCGACGTTGGACCGGGTGAGGCCCGCTACTGGAAATCGGCCTTCGACTGCCATCCGGATCGTGCCGAACGGGCCGTCGAACTGGCCGTCGAGCGGGGCTTCTTCGAGCGGGAGCGCCGCGGTGGCCGGACCTACGTCCGCCAGACGACCCGGTATCCCGACTGGATCGGCGGGATCACCGCGATCGAGAACAAACCCGACCTCGGCCGACCAGGCGATCTACAGCGACAGCTCCGAACCGACGTGTCGCTGGCACTGGCCGACGAAGTAGTGCTTGCGACGGCCTCGTATGTCACCCGCGCACACCTCAACCGTCTCCCGGACGCCGTCGGTGTCTGGCGGTTCGACCCGGAGACCGACGATCGGGAGGTGGTTCGGGAGCCGACCACGCTCCGGCCCGACGAACCCGGCGTCGAACCGCTCGACTCGCACGCCGGCCGGACGGACATCCGGATCGTCGACGCGGGGGCGAAAGCCAGGGCGCGTCGCCGGATCGCCGAACGGGCCTACGCGAAAGGGTGGCGCAGCTTCGACTATCCGGGCTGTACGCGGTGTAGGCCCGACGCCGACGGTCGGCCCTACTGTGCCTGGTTGGACCGAGCGGTCCGGGCGAGCGACGACTGTGGAGCCAGTTGCGATGGGTACGAACCCGCGGACCCGCCCGCCGTCGACGGTGACACGCTGCGCGCCGAGCGAACACCGTGGGACCCGACCCCCGCAGGCCGTGCCCGCCGTCAGTCCGGCCTCGACCGTTTCGGGTGA
- a CDS encoding response regulator: MGMVTCDADNGAGERTRRVLVVDDEPMVATAVAEYLEAVADALEVVHTTAPTTALERLDGSFDCVVTDYEMPQLDGLTLIDRAETDAAFVVFSGVDDESVAQQARDRGAIFVSKGAGTDQYDELATLVCEQVT; encoded by the coding sequence ATGGGGATGGTTACCTGCGACGCCGACAACGGCGCCGGGGAACGCACGCGCCGCGTCCTCGTCGTCGACGACGAGCCGATGGTAGCGACCGCTGTCGCCGAGTACCTCGAAGCAGTCGCCGACGCACTGGAGGTGGTCCACACGACGGCACCGACGACGGCGCTCGAACGCCTCGACGGGTCGTTCGACTGCGTCGTGACCGACTACGAGATGCCACAACTCGACGGATTGACGCTCATCGATCGAGCCGAGACCGACGCCGCGTTCGTCGTCTTCTCGGGCGTCGACGACGAGTCCGTGGCCCAGCAGGCTCGCGACCGCGGGGCGATCTTCGTCTCGAAGGGGGCTGGGACTGACCAGTACGACGAACTCGCGACGCTCGTCTGCGAGCAGGTGACCTGA